A single genomic interval of Metasolibacillus fluoroglycofenilyticus harbors:
- a CDS encoding DUF1934 domain-containing protein, which translates to MQDVGTKVKIKLVSSIIPTDGELETYEMWLQGSYVEKAGSCYLRYEEMQKEAHIRTTVKLANGQAFILRGGDVNMRLPLNIEQKENGHYESVYGTLPLVTKTYALAFEPNRGSIQGQFIAHYDLIVGGAVAGNYKLEIHYTEVK; encoded by the coding sequence ATGCAGGATGTAGGAACAAAGGTGAAAATTAAGCTTGTTTCATCCATTATCCCGACAGACGGTGAGCTTGAAACGTATGAAATGTGGCTGCAAGGCTCCTATGTGGAAAAAGCAGGCAGTTGCTATTTGCGTTATGAGGAAATGCAGAAAGAGGCTCATATTCGCACGACGGTGAAGCTAGCAAACGGACAAGCCTTTATTTTGCGTGGAGGCGATGTCAACATGCGCCTACCTTTAAATATTGAACAGAAGGAAAATGGTCATTATGAAAGCGTCTATGGCACATTGCCGCTCGTAACCAAAACATACGCTTTAGCATTTGAGCCAAATAGAGGTAGTATCCAAGGCCAATTTATTGCACATTATGATTTAATTGTAGGTGGTGCAGTGGCAGGCAATTATAAATTAGAAATTCATTATACGGAGGTAAAATAA
- a CDS encoding 2-hydroxymuconate tautomerase: MPIITIKMLEGRTDEQKRALVQEVTEAVSKTVNAPKENISIIIEEMSKNHYANAGVLHIDK; this comes from the coding sequence ATGCCAATCATTACGATTAAAATGCTCGAAGGACGCACGGATGAGCAAAAGCGTGCTTTAGTGCAAGAAGTCACAGAGGCTGTATCTAAAACAGTGAACGCACCAAAAGAAAATATTTCGATTATTATTGAAGAAATGTCAAAAAATCATTACGCGAATGCAGGCGTGCTTCATATCGACAAATAA
- the speB gene encoding agmatinase, whose amino-acid sequence MRFDETYSGNVFIKSHQNYEQAKAVLYGMPMDWTVSYRPGSRFGPTRIREVSIGLEEYSPYLDRELEEVKFFDAGDIPLPFGNPKQSLEEIKGFVRKVLADGKVPIGMGGEHLVSLPVMEAVYEKYNDLAVIHFDAHTDLRTDYEGEPYSHATPIRKIAEHIGPHNVYSFGIRSGLKEEFIWAKENGMHISKFEVLEPLKQVLPTLAGRNVYVTIDIDVLDPGHAPGTGTVDCGGITPKELLASIHAIAGSGVNVVGFDLVEVAPIYDVSEMTANTAAKLIREMILGWVK is encoded by the coding sequence ATGAGATTCGATGAAACATATTCAGGTAATGTATTTATTAAAAGTCATCAAAATTATGAGCAAGCAAAGGCTGTTTTATATGGTATGCCGATGGATTGGACAGTCAGCTATCGTCCAGGCTCTCGCTTCGGTCCAACACGTATTCGAGAAGTATCGATTGGCTTAGAGGAATACAGCCCATATTTAGATCGTGAGTTGGAGGAAGTAAAGTTTTTCGATGCGGGAGATATTCCACTACCATTCGGAAATCCGAAGCAGTCATTAGAGGAAATTAAAGGATTTGTGCGCAAGGTGTTAGCTGACGGTAAGGTGCCAATTGGTATGGGCGGTGAACATTTAGTATCCCTTCCGGTAATGGAGGCCGTGTACGAAAAATATAATGATTTAGCAGTAATTCATTTTGATGCACATACAGATTTACGAACAGATTATGAAGGCGAGCCGTATTCACACGCAACACCTATTCGTAAAATTGCAGAGCATATTGGACCGCATAATGTATATTCATTTGGCATTCGCTCTGGACTAAAGGAAGAATTTATTTGGGCAAAGGAAAATGGCATGCATATTTCAAAATTCGAAGTGCTAGAGCCATTAAAGCAAGTATTACCAACACTTGCTGGTCGCAATGTTTATGTAACAATCGACATCGATGTTCTAGACCCAGGACACGCACCAGGTACAGGTACAGTAGATTGCGGTGGTATTACACCGAAGGAGCTACTTGCATCTATCCACGCCATCGCAGGCAGTGGTGTCAACGTAGTTGGTTTCGATTTAGTTGAAGTAGCTCCAATATATGATGTGTCTGAAATGACAGCTAACACAGCCGCAAAGCTTATTCGTGAAATGATTCTCGGCTGGGTGAAATAA
- a CDS encoding transglycosylase domain-containing protein produces MKRQHYIRRKKRKRFGKRLALLTVAMLCAAAVALLSLRIYAQIAGAPTLTVPKATVFLDQHDHQIGDYFQSERRYWLELDKMSPYLAEATIAIEDKDFYQHGGFDYSRIAGAVLADIKAGRKVQGASTLTQQYARNLYLSHEKTWTRKINEALYAYRLEIFYSKDEILEGYLNTVYYGHGMYGAEAASRYYFGKSASDLTLAEAAMLAGIPKGPTYYSPIANLEKATNRQKLILSLMEQQEKITTEEKVHAEKEELVYKNSEWVASKSIAPYFLDVVWTEASEILESKNMNISEGGWTIKTTLNQAHQNAAEQAVQKNMPNTDLQVGLVSLDVDTGYVTALVGGRDYSKSSFNRVTLAERQPGSSIKPILYAAALENGFTPLTFLNVSETIFTYDDGRATYKPQNVNGQFAAQDMSLAQAMAISDNIYAVKTLEQVGYKAFREMLQRFGLNYTEKDNPSIALGTIETSLYDLTNAYNTIAAGGEKRNATTILSITNAKGDVVYKYTEPETKHVLTEQDAYLLTDMMTGIFDPVYSDYSPATGVSIRGRMTHTYAAKSGTTISDQWLIGYTPSITAGVWNGYDQGKTLSVQEDMAATKQVWIDFMETVHNGKANENFLVPDGIQGVVIDIETGKLGMDACPKQRLIYMKETDVPTEKCRSFEIFEPDTWGSWLDFEVFRNFWRN; encoded by the coding sequence ATGAAACGACAACATTATATTCGCCGAAAAAAACGTAAGCGCTTTGGTAAAAGGCTTGCTTTATTAACAGTCGCCATGCTCTGCGCTGCCGCTGTGGCGTTATTATCACTTCGCATTTATGCACAAATTGCAGGAGCGCCGACATTGACTGTACCGAAGGCGACTGTTTTTTTAGATCAGCACGACCATCAAATTGGCGACTACTTTCAATCAGAGCGTCGTTATTGGTTAGAGCTAGATAAGATGTCACCGTATTTAGCCGAAGCTACTATTGCTATCGAGGATAAAGATTTTTATCAGCATGGTGGATTTGATTATTCGAGAATCGCTGGTGCCGTACTTGCAGACATTAAAGCAGGACGTAAAGTGCAAGGCGCAAGTACATTAACTCAGCAATACGCCCGTAATTTATATTTATCACATGAAAAAACATGGACACGCAAAATAAATGAAGCACTCTATGCATATCGTTTAGAAATTTTCTATTCAAAGGACGAAATTTTAGAAGGCTACTTAAATACGGTATATTATGGGCACGGTATGTATGGTGCTGAAGCAGCAAGTCGCTATTATTTTGGTAAATCAGCGAGCGACCTCACTTTAGCGGAAGCGGCGATGCTTGCAGGCATCCCAAAAGGTCCGACCTACTATTCACCAATTGCTAATCTTGAAAAAGCAACGAATCGTCAAAAGCTTATTTTAAGCTTAATGGAGCAGCAGGAAAAGATTACTACTGAAGAGAAAGTTCATGCTGAAAAAGAAGAGCTTGTTTATAAAAACAGCGAATGGGTCGCTAGTAAATCAATTGCTCCTTATTTTTTAGATGTAGTATGGACAGAAGCCAGCGAAATATTAGAGTCTAAAAATATGAATATTAGCGAAGGCGGCTGGACAATTAAAACTACATTAAACCAAGCACATCAAAATGCCGCTGAGCAGGCTGTTCAAAAAAACATGCCAAACACTGACTTGCAGGTCGGTCTCGTAAGCTTAGATGTTGATACGGGCTACGTCACAGCGCTTGTTGGTGGGCGTGATTACAGCAAGAGCTCATTTAATCGTGTCACCCTTGCGGAAAGGCAGCCCGGCTCGTCAATAAAACCAATTTTGTACGCTGCAGCATTAGAAAATGGCTTTACACCACTGACCTTTTTAAATGTAAGTGAAACAATATTCACTTATGATGATGGGCGTGCTACTTATAAGCCACAAAATGTAAATGGACAATTTGCAGCACAGGATATGTCCCTTGCACAAGCAATGGCTATTTCAGACAATATTTACGCTGTGAAAACGTTAGAGCAGGTTGGCTATAAAGCCTTTAGGGAAATGTTACAACGCTTTGGGTTAAATTATACCGAGAAGGACAACCCTTCCATTGCACTCGGCACAATTGAAACATCACTGTATGATTTAACAAATGCCTATAATACAATTGCCGCAGGGGGAGAAAAACGCAACGCAACAACTATTTTGTCAATTACAAATGCCAAGGGAGATGTCGTTTATAAATATACGGAGCCTGAAACAAAGCATGTTTTAACTGAACAAGATGCTTATTTACTAACAGATATGATGACAGGCATATTCGACCCTGTTTATAGTGATTATTCACCTGCGACAGGTGTGTCTATTCGTGGGCGTATGACTCATACGTACGCTGCTAAATCAGGTACAACGATTAGTGACCAATGGTTAATTGGCTATACGCCAAGCATTACAGCTGGTGTTTGGAATGGCTACGACCAAGGCAAAACATTATCCGTTCAAGAAGACATGGCCGCAACCAAGCAAGTATGGATTGACTTTATGGAAACCGTTCATAATGGCAAAGCAAACGAAAACTTCCTGGTGCCAGATGGAATTCAAGGTGTCGTTATCGATATCGAAACGGGCAAGCTAGGGATGGATGCATGTCCAAAGCAGCGCCTTATTTATATGAAAGAAACAGATGTACCAACCGAAAAATGCCGCTCCTTTGAAATCTTCGAACCAGATACATGGGGGAGCTGGCTCGACTTTGAAGTGTTCCGCAACTTTTGGCGCAACTAA
- a CDS encoding cupin domain-containing protein produces MLAATVRHKFTGEQITFIETTAYTNGRYLLIEVMLPPNGEGPPLHYHDEFVEEFTILEGILTVTVGEQDHVLTTGQSITAEIGTAHTFNNCHEENVRFRVKLTPPSQFEESVRIHYGLMDDGLTNEQGVPKNIFHLILILKLQNTLIAGKSLSIQRVLFNLLVHLGKFFKMYQSLEKYTGKKINV; encoded by the coding sequence ATGCTAGCAGCTACAGTACGGCATAAATTTACAGGTGAGCAAATTACATTTATTGAGACGACAGCATATACGAATGGTCGCTATTTATTGATAGAGGTGATGTTGCCGCCAAATGGAGAGGGACCACCATTGCATTATCATGATGAATTTGTCGAGGAGTTTACGATTTTAGAGGGCATCTTAACAGTTACAGTGGGAGAGCAGGACCATGTTTTAACTACGGGGCAGTCGATTACTGCCGAGATTGGCACAGCACATACATTTAATAATTGCCATGAGGAAAATGTGCGATTTCGGGTCAAATTAACTCCGCCGTCACAGTTTGAGGAATCTGTTAGAATTCATTACGGCTTGATGGATGATGGATTAACGAACGAGCAAGGTGTACCCAAAAATATTTTCCATCTCATTTTAATTTTGAAATTGCAAAACACATTAATAGCGGGCAAGTCTCTAAGCATACAAAGAGTTTTATTTAATTTGCTTGTGCACCTCGGCAAGTTTTTTAAAATGTATCAATCATTAGAAAAGTATACGGGCAAAAAAATCAACGTTTGA
- a CDS encoding acyl-CoA dehydrogenase family protein codes for MSKQLFIKTTEQRQWLEKIATLEETFKSRSQQIDELGSFPHENIRALREIGYTKITLPKQLGGEGFTIYDAVLLHETLASYDASTALTIGWTLLTVGDLFEHEEWEPAMLQKFAQEVANGAIINRAVSEFAMGSPTRGGRPTTTAKKTAEGWLINGRKNYTTGAPELDYFLTSAWIEEQEKIGFFLIPHKAKGVTIDETWDVIAMRGTGSHDLVLQNVELKPSDLVEISSYSTGFKVNGWALLVPATYLGIAQAARDYAVHFATTHKPNSLNGPISDFPNVQALIGEMELALATARFTLYGAAEAYINPTRKQFVQQELNIAKHVVTNNALQIVDKAMRLVGAKSLQRNNPLQRYYRDVRAGLHNPPMDDMTIKKLAEAAIQQAKGETLHVN; via the coding sequence GTGAGTAAACAGCTTTTCATTAAAACAACAGAACAGCGACAATGGTTAGAGAAAATTGCTACGTTGGAGGAGACGTTTAAAAGTCGCTCGCAGCAAATTGATGAGCTTGGGAGCTTCCCGCATGAAAATATTCGTGCATTAAGGGAGATTGGTTATACGAAAATTACATTGCCAAAGCAGCTTGGCGGCGAGGGCTTCACTATTTATGATGCAGTTTTATTGCATGAAACGTTGGCTAGCTATGATGCAAGTACAGCGCTCACTATAGGCTGGACGCTGCTAACTGTAGGTGATTTATTTGAACATGAGGAATGGGAGCCTGCGATGCTACAAAAATTTGCGCAGGAAGTAGCGAACGGCGCAATTATTAATCGTGCGGTTAGCGAGTTTGCTATGGGTAGTCCGACACGTGGTGGCAGACCGACAACGACTGCAAAGAAAACGGCGGAAGGGTGGTTAATTAATGGGCGTAAAAACTATACAACAGGTGCACCAGAGCTGGATTATTTTTTAACATCTGCTTGGATAGAGGAGCAAGAGAAAATTGGATTTTTCCTTATTCCACACAAAGCCAAAGGTGTCACAATCGATGAAACATGGGATGTAATTGCGATGCGTGGTACAGGTAGCCATGATTTAGTATTGCAAAATGTAGAGCTAAAGCCATCTGATTTGGTTGAAATTTCGAGTTATTCTACAGGTTTTAAGGTGAATGGTTGGGCATTATTAGTTCCTGCTACTTATTTAGGTATCGCACAAGCTGCACGTGATTATGCTGTTCATTTTGCGACAACACATAAACCAAATAGCTTAAATGGTCCGATAAGCGACTTCCCAAATGTGCAAGCACTCATTGGAGAAATGGAGTTAGCACTGGCAACAGCACGCTTCACATTGTACGGGGCGGCAGAGGCTTATATAAATCCGACTCGCAAACAGTTCGTGCAGCAAGAGCTCAATATTGCCAAGCATGTTGTGACAAATAATGCATTGCAAATTGTGGATAAGGCGATGCGCTTAGTTGGTGCAAAAAGCTTGCAACGCAATAATCCACTGCAGCGTTATTATCGTGATGTGAGGGCAGGCTTACACAATCCACCAATGGATGATATGACAATAAAAAAGTTGGCTGAAGCAGCTATTCAACAAGCAAAAGGAGAGACTTTACATGTTAATTAA
- a CDS encoding transporter substrate-binding domain-containing protein: MLIKKILQFTAISFAAVSILVACSDGEAATTSNGEAVKKVKVAYDQSGKPMTYIDENGNPTGYDVEVMKLVDEILEDYEFEFVGTSNDDLLIGVEQGKYQVGVKNAFWTEERTAKFIFPQEFLGLSSAGLVVKKENAHIKNLSDFASAGFTLAPIAANNAQYTVIAEYNEANPDNQVKLKAGEEFSVDVVQWVNEGRVDGGVQIEGSFNGQVLTEGGPYHHLKDEIVYNEFAVIKTWPLFNKKEQEFADAYDKAIQQLKETDALNKLSEQFYGKDLFKVLDSVKR, encoded by the coding sequence ATGTTAATTAAAAAAATATTACAGTTTACAGCAATTAGCTTTGCGGCGGTTTCTATACTAGTGGCGTGCAGTGACGGCGAGGCTGCTACAACGTCAAATGGAGAAGCGGTGAAAAAAGTAAAGGTAGCTTATGACCAGTCAGGCAAGCCAATGACTTATATTGATGAAAACGGTAATCCAACAGGCTATGACGTTGAAGTAATGAAATTAGTCGATGAAATTTTAGAAGATTACGAGTTTGAATTTGTTGGAACGTCCAACGATGATTTATTAATCGGTGTTGAGCAAGGGAAGTATCAGGTAGGTGTGAAAAATGCCTTCTGGACAGAGGAGCGAACAGCAAAATTTATTTTCCCACAGGAGTTTTTAGGATTAAGTAGTGCAGGGCTTGTTGTAAAAAAAGAAAATGCCCATATTAAAAATTTGAGTGACTTTGCTTCAGCGGGGTTTACGCTAGCGCCAATCGCGGCAAATAACGCCCAGTATACAGTCATTGCTGAATACAATGAAGCGAACCCGGATAACCAAGTCAAGCTAAAGGCAGGAGAGGAGTTTTCGGTTGATGTTGTGCAATGGGTGAATGAAGGGCGTGTAGATGGCGGTGTACAAATCGAAGGTAGCTTTAACGGTCAAGTATTAACGGAGGGCGGCCCGTATCATCATTTAAAGGATGAGATTGTGTATAACGAGTTTGCAGTAATTAAAACATGGCCGCTATTTAATAAAAAGGAGCAGGAATTCGCAGATGCCTATGATAAAGCAATTCAGCAGTTAAAGGAAACGGATGCGCTAAATAAGCTAAGCGAACAATTTTACGGTAAGGATTTATTCAAAGTGCTAGATTCTGTAAAACGTTAG
- a CDS encoding tyrosine-type recombinase/integrase has product MIRLFFYYHILVSTGLNAIFNRLIKAVKLPTTTIHGLRHTHATILMNNSIPDKAIAEHLGNTPEMIHSVCGHVLQEMEAQTVAVFSESLKRNRAKSGVSS; this is encoded by the coding sequence ATGATTCGTTTATTTTTCTATTACCACATACTTGTTTCTACAGGCTTAAATGCAATCTTTAATCGCCTTATAAAGGCAGTTAAGCTACCAACTACAACAATACATGGTTTGCGGCATACACATGCTACCATCCTTATGAATAACAGTATTCCTGATAAAGCCATTGCGGAACATTTAGGAAACACTCCCGAAATGATTCATTCGGTTTGTGGACATGTACTACAAGAGATGGAAGCTCAAACTGTAGCAGTGTTTAGTGAAAGTTTAAAAAGAAACAGGGCTAAAAGTGGGGTTAGCTCATAG
- a CDS encoding class A sortase — translation MKKLRSILNILAIIALFAVGLTLIFIKPIQALLVQRLSEELVTVSTSSEMLEFNDEIEADFDFEEVQSLSIWEVLQAQANRKDLPVIGSIGIPSVDMQLPILKGVGKNALAVGAGTMKPEQIMGQGNYALAAHYFEDRDILFGPLYHSEIGDTIYLTNANAIFEYHITKIEVVEATAVHVIDDVANETLLTLITCADEGVRRLFVQASFSKQYDLDAPPEALTKIAN, via the coding sequence ATGAAAAAATTACGCTCTATTTTGAATATTTTGGCAATAATCGCACTTTTTGCGGTTGGGCTGACACTCATTTTTATCAAGCCGATTCAAGCATTACTTGTACAACGATTAAGCGAGGAGCTTGTCACTGTTTCAACATCTTCTGAAATGCTTGAATTTAACGATGAAATAGAGGCAGATTTCGATTTTGAAGAGGTACAATCTTTGTCGATTTGGGAAGTATTACAGGCACAGGCAAACCGCAAGGATTTACCTGTAATTGGTAGTATTGGAATTCCAAGTGTCGACATGCAGCTCCCAATTTTGAAAGGGGTCGGCAAAAATGCATTGGCGGTTGGCGCTGGTACGATGAAGCCCGAACAAATAATGGGTCAAGGAAACTACGCTTTAGCTGCCCACTATTTTGAGGACCGTGATATTTTATTTGGCCCACTGTATCATAGCGAAATCGGTGATACGATATATTTAACAAATGCTAATGCTATTTTCGAATATCATATTACAAAAATTGAAGTAGTTGAAGCAACGGCCGTACACGTCATTGACGATGTAGCAAACGAAACGCTATTAACACTCATTACATGCGCTGATGAAGGTGTAAGACGTCTCTTCGTACAGGCAAGCTTTTCAAAGCAATATGACTTGGATGCACCACCAGAAGCGCTCACTAAAATTGCTAATTAA
- the argS gene encoding arginine--tRNA ligase produces the protein MNAVEQLQQSIKMALANAVAKAQLVEESTEYTIHLETPKDKANGDFATNIAMQLTKLAKKPPRAIAEAIVENIDLAGANIEKIDIAGPGFINITVRKDLLTGVVQAVLEQGEAYGRSTAGAGEKVQVEFVSANPTGDLHLGHARGASVGDSLCNVLDFAGYAVSREYYINDAGNQINNLAYSLEARYKQALGMEAEMPEDGYHGQDIIDIAGKLAEAHGASILERTDEERFKFFREHGLKLELEKLQNDLKNFRVEFDVWYSETSLYENGKIEIALDKLRANGHVFEEEGATWFRSTTFGDDKDRVLIKNDGSFTYLTPDIAYHEDKIVRGFDKLINIWGADHHGYIPRMKAAIEALGYERDTLEVEVIQMVQLYKNGEKFKMSKRTGNAVTMRELVEEVGLDAVRYFFVKTAGDSHMDFDLDLAVSQSNENPVYYAQYAHARICSILRQADEQGLQASLDNLQLLTAEKEIDVLKKIGAFPQVVADAAKHRTPHRIANYIQELAAAFHSFYNAEKVINAENEQLSSARLALITAVRTTLANALKLIGVSAPEKM, from the coding sequence ATGAACGCTGTTGAGCAATTACAACAATCGATTAAAATGGCTTTAGCAAATGCAGTTGCTAAGGCGCAATTGGTTGAAGAAAGTACGGAATATACAATTCATTTAGAAACACCGAAGGATAAGGCAAATGGGGATTTTGCAACAAATATTGCGATGCAGCTAACGAAGCTTGCGAAAAAGCCACCACGCGCAATTGCAGAGGCGATTGTTGAAAATATTGATTTAGCAGGGGCGAATATTGAAAAAATTGATATTGCAGGACCGGGCTTTATTAATATTACGGTGCGCAAAGATCTTTTAACAGGCGTTGTCCAAGCGGTGCTTGAGCAAGGTGAAGCATATGGTCGTTCGACAGCAGGCGCAGGCGAAAAAGTACAAGTAGAGTTTGTATCAGCAAATCCAACAGGCGATTTACACTTAGGGCATGCACGTGGAGCGTCTGTAGGGGATTCATTGTGTAATGTACTAGATTTCGCTGGCTATGCAGTATCACGTGAATATTATATTAATGATGCTGGAAATCAAATTAATAATTTAGCTTATTCACTAGAAGCACGCTATAAGCAAGCGCTCGGTATGGAGGCGGAAATGCCAGAGGATGGCTACCATGGGCAAGATATTATCGACATTGCGGGTAAATTGGCCGAAGCACATGGCGCAAGCATTTTAGAGCGAACGGATGAAGAACGTTTTAAATTTTTCCGTGAGCATGGTTTGAAGTTAGAGCTAGAAAAATTACAAAATGATTTAAAAAACTTCCGCGTTGAATTTGATGTGTGGTATTCAGAAACATCATTATATGAAAACGGGAAAATTGAAATAGCGTTAGATAAATTGCGTGCGAATGGACATGTTTTTGAAGAGGAAGGGGCAACTTGGTTCCGTTCGACAACATTTGGTGATGATAAAGACCGCGTGTTAATTAAAAATGATGGCTCGTTCACTTACTTAACACCAGATATCGCTTACCATGAGGATAAAATTGTGCGCGGCTTCGATAAGCTAATTAACATTTGGGGAGCTGACCACCATGGCTATATTCCACGTATGAAAGCAGCAATCGAGGCACTTGGCTACGAGCGCGATACGTTAGAGGTAGAAGTTATTCAAATGGTACAGCTTTATAAAAACGGTGAGAAGTTCAAAATGTCAAAGCGTACTGGTAACGCAGTGACGATGCGTGAGCTTGTAGAAGAGGTAGGCTTGGATGCAGTACGGTACTTTTTCGTTAAAACAGCAGGCGATTCGCATATGGACTTTGACCTTGATTTAGCTGTGTCACAGTCAAACGAAAACCCTGTTTACTATGCGCAATATGCACATGCTCGTATTTGCTCGATTTTACGTCAAGCGGATGAGCAAGGCTTACAAGCAAGCTTAGATAATTTACAGCTACTAACGGCTGAAAAAGAAATTGATGTATTGAAAAAGATAGGTGCATTCCCGCAAGTTGTTGCAGATGCAGCGAAACACCGTACGCCGCACCGTATTGCTAATTACATCCAAGAGTTAGCGGCCGCATTCCACAGCTTCTACAATGCTGAAAAAGTAATAAACGCGGAAAATGAGCAATTATCGTCTGCCCGCCTTGCATTAATTACAGCGGTACGCACGACACTAGCAAACGCTTTAAAATTAATCGGCGTAAGCGCACCCGAAAAAATGTAA
- a CDS encoding amino acid ABC transporter permease: MEKYFDITYLWSALPQLLPFLFVTLYVAALAVVFGSVAGLVLAMAKLSNHALLRWLANGYTTIIRCTPSIVLLFLVYYGVPAFAENLLNINLHNVHTGVFVVITFSLQFAAMMSEVIRSSYLAIDRGQHEAAVSVGLTPLQAYRRIVFPQAFVVAIPNFGNGLIAVLQEGALAYTIGFIDIVGKANLIIANNYGTHTLEIFMALAIIYWILSITLEKLFAKLERAFSKGKSSIKAT; encoded by the coding sequence ATGGAAAAATACTTTGATATCACTTATTTATGGTCAGCGCTTCCACAGCTATTGCCATTTTTATTTGTGACATTATATGTTGCTGCTCTTGCGGTCGTTTTTGGTAGTGTTGCTGGATTGGTACTAGCGATGGCGAAATTGAGCAATCATGCATTGCTGCGTTGGCTTGCGAATGGCTATACAACAATTATTCGTTGTACACCTTCTATCGTATTGTTATTTCTTGTGTACTACGGGGTTCCGGCATTCGCTGAAAATTTATTAAATATCAATTTGCATAATGTGCATACAGGTGTTTTTGTAGTGATAACATTTAGCTTACAGTTTGCGGCGATGATGTCCGAGGTAATTCGTTCTTCTTATTTAGCAATTGATAGAGGACAGCATGAGGCAGCTGTTAGCGTCGGTCTCACACCACTGCAAGCCTATCGACGCATTGTTTTTCCACAAGCATTTGTTGTTGCCATACCGAATTTTGGCAATGGCTTAATTGCGGTATTACAGGAAGGGGCACTTGCCTATACGATAGGCTTTATTGATATTGTAGGAAAGGCAAATTTAATTATTGCGAATAACTATGGTACGCATACGTTAGAAATTTTTATGGCTTTAGCTATTATTTATTGGATTTTGTCGATTACGTTAGAAAAGCTATTTGCAAAATTGGAGCGAGCATTTAGCAAAGGGAAGAGCTCAATCAAGGCGACATAA
- a CDS encoding YwhD family protein codes for MFNEEKPKQKMGFTIIKNDPTDGHKGFGIGSLSLENVSPVIIDVEEKTAIVDIGAMHAKSDVERGIKFTVNREDSAGGKNYWLVWVTIDYKEEGPYYAGVTACEMVVNREKRRGYKILADHVNKMDKSMKRQIIVDHMDDVSKKILTEFLQQHNSELWNRSDAKLRNDLA; via the coding sequence ATGTTTAATGAAGAAAAACCAAAGCAAAAAATGGGCTTTACGATTATAAAAAATGACCCAACAGATGGGCATAAAGGATTTGGAATTGGTTCTTTATCATTGGAAAATGTATCGCCTGTTATTATAGATGTGGAAGAAAAAACAGCTATTGTGGATATCGGCGCAATGCATGCGAAAAGTGATGTAGAACGTGGCATTAAATTTACCGTGAATCGAGAGGATTCTGCAGGTGGTAAAAATTATTGGCTCGTATGGGTAACGATTGATTACAAAGAGGAAGGACCTTACTACGCAGGTGTGACAGCATGTGAAATGGTTGTCAACCGCGAAAAACGCCGAGGCTATAAAATTTTAGCTGACCATGTAAATAAAATGGATAAATCCATGAAACGCCAAATTATTGTTGACCATATGGATGATGTCTCCAAAAAAATACTCACTGAATTTTTACAGCAGCATAACAGTGAGCTATGGAATCGAAGCGACGCTAAGCTCCGCAATGATTTAGCCTAA